From Enterococcus mediterraneensis, the proteins below share one genomic window:
- a CDS encoding NAD-dependent epimerase/dehydratase family protein, translating into MKILVTGSNGFVGKNLIAELKNQQEHEIYAFDRDTPKEFLVDYCKKAEFVFHLAGVNRPENTEEFMEGNFGFTSELLDLLKLSKNTCPIMLSSSVQAELNNPYGESKRAGEELLRSYAKETGASVYIYRFANLYGKWSRPNYNTVVATFCYKIARGEEVNVIDPSVSIDFCYIDDVVHELLRCLKGKPTLKNGFGFVPEIDPLTIGELKELIVSFKESRKTLALPKLDRRIEKNLYSTYLSFLSEDQFSYPLKMNVDNRGSFTEFLRTPDRGQVSVNISKPGITKGNHWHHTKNEKFMVVSGTGVIRFRRIDSEEIIEYFVSGEKLEVVDIPVGYTHNIENLGESDMVTIMWVNEPFDPEKPDTYYVEV; encoded by the coding sequence ATGAAAATACTCGTAACTGGATCAAACGGTTTCGTAGGGAAAAATCTAATTGCTGAACTAAAAAATCAACAAGAGCATGAAATCTATGCTTTTGACAGAGATACACCCAAAGAGTTTCTTGTTGATTACTGTAAAAAAGCAGAGTTTGTTTTTCATTTAGCTGGAGTGAATCGTCCAGAGAATACTGAAGAATTTATGGAAGGAAACTTTGGTTTTACTTCTGAGCTGTTGGATCTACTGAAACTGTCAAAAAATACCTGTCCAATCATGTTATCATCTTCTGTTCAAGCAGAGCTGAATAATCCTTATGGGGAAAGCAAACGTGCCGGTGAAGAACTTTTACGTTCTTATGCAAAAGAGACCGGGGCATCGGTATATATCTATCGATTTGCTAATTTATATGGGAAATGGTCCCGACCTAACTACAATACAGTTGTAGCGACTTTCTGTTATAAGATTGCTAGAGGTGAAGAGGTCAATGTAATTGACCCTAGTGTTTCTATCGACTTTTGTTATATCGATGATGTCGTTCACGAATTGTTGAGATGTCTAAAAGGAAAGCCTACTTTGAAAAACGGATTTGGATTTGTTCCAGAAATTGATCCATTAACTATTGGAGAATTAAAAGAGTTAATAGTTTCCTTTAAAGAAAGTAGAAAAACATTAGCCCTTCCGAAACTAGATCGTCGTATCGAGAAAAATTTATACAGTACTTATCTTAGTTTTTTATCGGAAGACCAATTTAGTTATCCATTAAAAATGAATGTGGATAATCGGGGATCATTTACAGAATTCCTTCGTACACCGGATCGAGGTCAGGTTTCTGTCAATATTTCAAAACCAGGTATAACGAAAGGAAATCACTGGCATCATACAAAGAATGAAAAATTCATGGTAGTCAGCGGAACTGGTGTGATCCGTTTCAGAAGAATCGATTCAGAAGAAATAATCGAATACTTTGTATCCGGTGAAAAATTAGAAGTGGTGGATATTCCTGTGGGTTACACCCATAATATTGAAAATCTTGGGGAGTCTGACATGGTAACGATCATGTGGGTCAATGAACCTTTTGATCCTGAAAAGCCAGATACCTATTATGTGGAGGTTTAG